AATGCATACTTGTATCTGTTGTAGAAGTTTCTGTAGTATCTGAAGTTTTGTTCAACTCGCGCAGATGCTTGAATCCGAATTCTGTCAAATGCGGTTCCATGTTTTCATCAAATACTATATTACTTGATCTCAAGTCTCCATGAGCAATTGCAGGATGGCATTCATGGTGAAGGAAGCACAATCCCCTTGCAATGCTCACCACAATTTTGTACTTAGCTGCCCATTCCCTTTTGACTCTGATCTTTTCTGATAAACTTCCATTGGGCAAGTAATCGTACAAGAGATAAACCAGATGCTTGTTGTAGCAGAATCCGAGCAATCTGATTAGATTCTTGTGCCTTGCATTCCCAAGTTGGGTTATAAATGGCAGCATGACTTTTGCCATCTTCGGATCCCATTCATACTTCTTAACCGAAACTGTGATTCCTGTTGGCAGGACTGCTTTGCATACTGAAGCCGACATTGGAGGTAATGCATCATCCATGGAGTCTATTGAACTAAAGCTCTTCAATACATCTTTTGCTGTGAATTGAGGAAGTCCAGCAAATGAGACCATCTTCCACTGGCCTTTGCTGCCTTGTTGATAATAAAGTATTCCAAGAACTGACAAAGTAAGGAACATAACTATGCCTGCACACAGTAGCAAGATCCATATAAGCTTCACAGTTGTTCTGCTTCCAAAGATGGCCACTGAACCGGGACATGATCtcaaaggttctccacatagCTTTGGATTTCCAACAAATGCGCTACTTCCCATAGTCCTCGCTACCTTCCCAGAGGGAATTGTTCCAGAAATATCATTGAAAGACACATTTAGAAGTGATAAGCTTGAAGAAGAACCAAACTTTGAAGGTATTGGTCCATCAAAACCATTATGTGATAAGTCGAGGACACGCAGAGCAGGAAGACTTGCAAGATCCTCCGGTATATGACCTGATAAGTTATTGTTGGCCAAACCAATTCTCTCAAGAGCTCGGCAGCTAGAAACACTATCTGGAATAGCCCCTGATAAACTGTTCATGTTCAGCTCAATGACAGATATGGATTTACAGCTTCCAAATGGAGGAAGATTGCCTAAGATACTACACGAGGAAGCTGAGAAATTCCGAAGAAGTGGCAAAGACCATGTTACTGCAGGAATTGTGCCCCCTAATTCTGGATTATTGGACACATTAAAGTACTCAAGCTTGGGAGCGTGGTCTATATCTATTGGAATCCCTCCAGTAAATTTATTCTTGGACAAGTCTACATATGAAAGATCATGAAAATTGCTGAATTTCAAAGGAATCTCACCAGAGAATGAGTTATCTTCAAGCCGAAGACGAACAAGCGAAGAACAATTGGAGAGAGATGGTGCCAGACTGCTACTAAAATTATTCGAAAACATCATCAGTTTAAATAGCACACCTTTCACACAGATATCTGCTGGAATGCTGCCATTGAAGTAGTTTGTAGACACATCAACCCACATAAGATTAGAGTTCCTCCCCAAATTCTCAGGAAGATTCCCAGAGAAGAAGTTGTTCCATAAAAGAAGAGTCTCCAATGATGGAAGCTCAGCAACTCCTTCAGGAACAACACCACTCATCTCATTGTAAAAAAGACTCAACAGTTTCAGGTTCTTCAACTCTAAAAGACTATCCGGGATCGGCCCGGATATCAAATTATCCGAAAGATCCAAGCTTGTGAGAGACTGAAGCTTACTGAACTCCACTGGTATTGATCCAGTTAGCTGGTTTCTAAACAGAAAAAGAGACTCAAGCTTGGTGAGATTCCCAAGCTCTCTTGGAATAGACTCAGAGAGACTTGCATAAGCAATGTCAAGATACTGAAGCTGGCTCATGTTGCCCAATTGCCAAGGGATGCCTCCCTGGTAAGAATTATAGCCAATCTCCATATGGGTCACTGTCCTGAGCTTCCCCAATTCAGGAGGTATGTTTCCACTGAGCATATTCCCTGCAAGATGAATAAACTCAAGGCTCTGAAAATTACCATATTCTAGAGGGATCGGACCCTTGAAGTAGCTCCCAGCTAAATTAAGAACCTTGAGTTTCTGTAGTTGAGACAACTCAGCAGGCAGGGACCCAGAAAAGCTGTTACTGAATGCATCAAACAGAACCAGACTTTTAAGACCGGAGACTCCAGCTGGGAACTGGCCGGAGAAGTTGTTCCGGCTGATGTCCAAGCTTGTCAGGTTGGCCAGGGTGAACATTGCCACTGGGAGCTTGCCGGAAAATGAGTTGTAACTGAGGTTCAGGTCAAGAAGGTCAGTGAAGACGCTGAAGTTGACTCGCTCGCTGGAGATTGAACCGGAAAGCCTCTTCATTGAGAGGTCAAGACCAGTAACAGAGGAGTTGTTGCTGTTGCATTTCACACCAGACCAAGAACAGGCATAGATTTTTGGGGATGGATTTTCTCCATGAGGCAAAGACCAGTCTTTTAAGGTATCATAGTCATCTGTGAGCTCAGATTTTAAGCTCATAAGGGTCTGTGAGTAAGGATCAGCTGCTGAAACAGCTGCAAAGAACATGAACAAGACAAGAAGATTCGAGTGGAGGGAGAAGAAGGAATGGGGAACCTCCATTTTTGGAGAGGGACAAAGCTTCAGACcccaaaggaagaagaaaaaatgtgTCAGATTATAATAAGGTGCATGGGAACTAGAGAAAGAAAAGCTTGTATCATAAAGAAGGGGAAAATGGGAATTTACTGTAACACAATTGATGTGAGAATATCATAGGGACCCTTCTGGTGATTGTATTGAGGGTGTTGGCCATTAGGAATAAAGGTCTTAAATCAAGAGGGCCATAGCTCTTTTCTCTTTTAGCAGAAAGAATCCAATAATAAGCAGTAGACCTGGAAATTGGAGTTGGAATTTGGCCACAATCATCAGTAtccatgtttttgttttagaaataagaaaTGGTTAAAGGTGTATTCTGCATGGTCTCTTTCGGTTGTTTTAGCAACTGGCAGTATCATTTGTTGGGTGACTTGGGTCCTCATGTCCAATCTTGCAATGCACGATAGGTTATTAACTACAGATTACTGTAATCTTGAATAAGAACGGATCTATATAATTAGTAAAACGTGAAACTGAGAACTTGGTAAAAACTTGGAAGTGAAGAGATCCGAGAGTAATATTCAGTTATTCACATCTGTCAAACTATTCTATGGCCGTTATTACTGTAAGTACTAGGTAAAGGTTagttgatgatttttttttttaaagaaggtTAGTTGATGATTATGCTACCTATAAAAGGGCAAAGGGTTACAATAGTGTAAAGAGCTAGCTAGGATCGATGCTCATGCTCACGCATGGAATCATGGCCATGACGATGATCACCCTTCTGCAATATGCTTACAGTAATGGCATAGAGCCAGAACAAGTATCAAGGCACTAGCTTTTTGGTGATGTACGTTGCCTGGGCATCCAATATCCATGGACAAGAATTAATAAATCTGATAGAGGACTTCATGGAGCTTTTGAAATGACAGAAGCTGGTGCAGGAGGGAAGGTAAAAGGGTAAAACGACAAGGTTGCTGATAAAAAGaggtttcctttttcttcatgTATGATGAGCCTTTAGCCTTTTGTGTCCCTCAAAGACACAGAATGGCAGCCAATATTTTTGACCTTCACAGTCTACCAGTGATTCATATACGCATCTCCTGCAAGTCAAGGCTCTGTTGATTCATATGAAACAGAAGCAAAGTAGCAAACCAGTTCAAGTGTTTGGGTTTACGATCATGATTCACGAGACAGGTACCTGCAATATATGCTTCATAGAACCCCCGTGATAATTCAAGTCCTTCAGGATTCAGGAACCCTTCTGCAATGTAAGTACTTGTGCACTTCAAGACCTCTCATGACATCCTTAATGCAGATTATGTGGAGTGTAACTTTGTATCACGTTCATCAGTTCTTTGGACCTTCAACAGTTCAACTTCCACCATGTAATGCAATGAAAAGTACGTCGATCCCTACTCTCAAACGAAGCATTTAAAATGAGGGTTTCCATAAAAACTTACAAATCAACATATTTGAGTCACTTGGGGTTTCCATGAAAAACTGTTTAAATATTCTCTTACCTTCATTATCCTCCTAGTTCCGAGTGATCGAGTTGGATTCCCGGCCGTTATAAAAGAGTCGAAAGATCTCGATGTTTGATGTGATACCTCATTCACCCAATCATGTAGTAGTAACTAAGTACAACATATATCTAAAAACTATATTGTTGCTTGGGGAAAATTTGGACTGTCTAAGCTGGCCAAGCTTGCTTTTAAACTAAGGTCTAAGGGAACATCGATCTAGTCAATATTATTCGTTGTGCAGAGGTGATCGATTAGCATCCTACAAGAGAAGACATTGACCATGCATAAAATACACATCAGTGGGAGTGGGTAAATGTTACTTTATCATGAAATAAAGGGCACTCTTTTAGATTTCTTATTAACTTCTGCTAAGCAATTACATTTGTACCAAAATTTTCTTTGGAATGAAATTATTTATTGAGCAATCCTCTTAGGAGACAACTGGTGGAATCGATTCTAtgtaagaattttttttttttatcaattttgtTTAAATAAAAGTGTAGTGTTGTACGTATTTCAGTCACATAGATAGGACGTAATTATTCTAAGTTGTTATATATCCTAGATGTAGACTTTAAGTTTTCAGGCGCCTTCTTTGTTTAGCGAAATGTCCATGGCTTGTGGAGCAGGAGGGATTAGGAtcaagctatatatatatatatgtgctgCTTTTCATTTTCAGAGACCTCTTTCTTGAGTTTCTTCCGCCgttctctttccttgtctcTCTCTCAGAAAGCTTGCAATCTCTTCTGGGATGGGAGGAATAGGAAATATTGAGGCTATTTGCCGGTATCTGAAGCAATCTACCACAGCAGAGGGACTCCAGCGCAAGATGAGCAGCTATGGTCAgtctttgttttgttgtttatttTGTAAGAGGTCttacaattttgtttttattaagCTGTTTCTACTAGACAGCATGGTTGCTTCTACACTTGCTTAGATGTTGTTCTTCTTACCTGAACGACAGAGAGTATGGATATGTTCTTCTGGATCTGTTGCAGCTTATCAGTCAGTATTGACATATGCAATTCCCAGGTTAGTTCCACTTGATCATGCTTGTTATTAATTGTTTCTCCTGTAGTCCTTTATATAGCTCGTCATATTTAGTGAGGTGACTGTGTGGAATTGAAGATCTGGAATATTGTTGCAAGCTTGGATTGTTTTTTTATGTCTTGGATTGCTGTTACAGTGAGGTGACTGTGTGGAGTTGAAGATCTGGGATATTGTTGCAAGCttggattgttttttttttatgttttcaatGTATGTGTTTGTGATGAAGACTGAAGTTTTTGGCGATTGTGTGTGACTGTATTTTCAATGTTATATGTGGTTTTAGTAATCATCTCAATAGTTCAGAATGGACTGACGGATTCTAGAGTCGGTAATCGATTGAAATATCATGTGTCAGTTACTTAGGGTTTCTGTTTCTGTATTTTAAGTTGTCCACAATCCACATAAGATGCTCCACCTACTAAGTGTCAGATTTTGTTGGATTCGATTTATAGGATGATAGAGCATAGGGCTTTAGCTAAGCGTACTGCATCCGTTGATTTCTCGGTTGATGAAGCGGTTATGTTTGAGAGGTTCATAGTAAGCTCCTGTGCACACCCTAAACTGGAGTGCATTGAAAAGTATATTGTTCATCTGTTCTTTCTGGTAGCAGGCATGTACTAGGCTTACTATTGTTATCAAAATCTgtctttttactttttactcACTGTTTGATTATATTGGTAGTGACAATGAAGATTTATTTTCTACGAGTGCTCCttaccctaaaccctaaatatATTACCCAAGGGGTTTGATGTAGTGTTAATGAAGGCTGCATCTGCATGTTGGGTGAATGCTAATATGATACTTTTGATAATAGGAGATCACTAGTTCGATCATCCGCATGTAAAAAACACTTCATTGTGAGGGCATGTACCGTATCTGCTCTCCAGGCTCAGAGTGATAGACCCACACATTCACCATTTTTTGtaccaaaaatatatattaaatgtgTATTCTGATCAAGCAACTGGCTTTAGTTCTTAAGATGTATTCTTAAATACAAAGGAGGGATATTTATTTGGTAATTACCGCAACTATAGTATCATTTGTTCAGTCCACACGTCTTAATCTTGCAATGCACGATAATGTGGATTAACTATGGTTACTTATAATCTACTAATCTTGAATAAGAAGGTATCTTTATACTTTGTAAAACAAATACGTATTTCCAGTTCTGTCAAACTATTCTATGGCCGTTATTACTGTAAGTAAAGGTTAGTTATGATTGTTAATTAATATAGCCAGTACAAGGAAAATGTGTAGGGTTTAGGGAATATTACGTGATGATTTAGCTACAAAAGGTAACCTTGTATTACTATAGGGCAATGGATTACAATAGTGTAAAGACTATTATGGAATCATGGCCATGAACGGCATGAAGAGGATAAGCTTTCTGCAACCGATGTGCTTATGGCAAGCAACTCCAAGGTCGACATAGAGCATTAGAGCCAGCACTAGCTTTTTTGGTGTTGTACGTACGTGGGCAACTGGGCATGCAAAATCCTTATATCCATGTACGTACACGAACAAATCTGATTGTGGATTTCATTGAGTAGCCTATTCTTGACCTTCACTGTGGATCTATCTATCTCCTGCAATTCAATCTGGTGATTCAAATGAAAACGTGTTCCAAGTGTTAGAGTTTACGATTGTACGTAGATTCACGAGAGGGGATCGGACCTGCAGTATATATATGCTTCATAGAGCCCCCGTGACAATTCAAGTTCTTCAGGAACGTACCCTTTAAGTACTTCTGCACTTCAAGAACTCTCGTGACATCCTTAAAGCATGCTTTATGTGGTGTGTAACTCTGTATCTTTATCAGTCTTTGGACCTTCACCTTCCACCATGTAATGCAATGGAGTAGGGCTCTCGAACACAGCATTTAAAATGATGGTTTCCATGTGAAAACTTCCAAGTCAACATATTTGAGTCACTTAGGGTTTCCATGAAAAACTGCATGTTTAACTATTCTCTTACCTTCATTATATTATCCTCGTaactatatatgcatatatagatTTCTTGGCTGCGGAGGTCCTCATTCACCTCatcattatattttttttataccacttttcgatcgaatttTCTTATCTCTACCGTCTAGtatttagataatattgtgtagatcatctcttcAAAacttcagccaatttggtgatcattAAGGCTctcaaaattgtgtttttctgttaaaaatatgaacggttcatgtttgacaggaTTCAGTCAattcatttgtttttcaattttgaagactttaacgatcaccaaaatagctgaaattttgtaaagatGGTCTACAAGATATTATCTAGATAGTGGACGGTGGATATGAGAAAATTCGACTGAAAAGTGgttcaaaaatagaaatccgcaccaaaaccattggtgcATATCtccttatttgagaaaatatgtatgtatatatatatatatatatatatatatattacttaCCTATTTTTACAGATTCTGTCTAAGGGCACTCTTTAAGATTAAGGGAACATCTAGTCAAAACTATTAGTTGTGCAGAAGCTGAAGCTGATCGATGAATCCATTCATCTCGAGTTAAAGAAAGCTCTTTGATTGTAGCTAAGACCTATATAAGAACAAATCGCACACGGTAGAAAAGCTGGTATGTATACTTCTTTTAAGCTAATGCTCTTACTACTGCTTTATTGAAAATTTATCCATCACCATTTAACATTCTTTTGAGGAAAAAAAcactaaaataacaaaatgcTCCCTCTTCTAAATTGCTAAATTTGGCACTTGAGTATTCCCAGCACCCCTTGGAAAATCTTCCTGTTGAACCTCTTCTTTTCCAAATCTCATGAAGGTGATTTTCATGCTGCTGGTGTTCTTCACGGCGCCCGGGGAGTGCATCACGCTCATGAAGGTGTATTTCATGCTGCAAAATCGAGTCAAGACTACCATGATTTGATAATATACGATTGTTCTCAACTTATGATTTGATAATACAAGTCTACAGTTCCTTTTGTACGTACAGAGAATActattataattatatagcaaattaaGACGTAATTAAATTACTCCAAGTTTCTGTACCCTGTTCTAACTTCAACATTCTGACTAAATCTGCTAACTGAATGTGTAAAGAATTAGTGGAAGCAAACGAAAAGAAGTTGGCTTTTCATCTTGCATTTCTATGTAAAACTGCTCGATTTTGGACATTAAAGCTGCTTAATTGAATGTTTTATTCTACATAAAAACCCGGGCTCTTATCAAAAACTGCATAATGTATAAAGAGAACCCCTCACTCAAAGCCATCAATAGCTCTGACAGGGGTTGAAAAATGAACAAGGATGTTGACACGAACGTCATTCCTCCAAATGCACAGCAGATTCGAGCTTCAAACGATTTAGTCGAACGGTCCCCAGAATGTACTCAGGCAACTCTTCCTCCTCCCTTGCCTGCAAATGTATTAGCAGTTAAAGGTACTTGTAAAGGCAGTACACTGGAAAAATTACATCGTTGTACACACAATCTGAAGGCTGGAGTCACAGAGCCACTATACAAAAATGTATATTGAAGATATGACTACCAAAGGATCGTCAAATCGTCAATCAAAGAAGGGAGACGCACACCAAATTTGTTATAAGTAGTAATATATTTCAAAACGTAACATTAAGAAAGAGACAAACCTCTATTAAAATTGCAAGATCAACAACTATGCTCGTGACATATCCTAAGACAAGTCCGATGACACTCCTTGCCACAGATGATGAACCAATATCGACATCAATCTGAACAATGAGAACTACTTGATGAATGATTTCATTAAATTGAAAGAAGCAATGTACATAAACACAAGTGTCTGGGATACGATAAGCAACCTAAAATGCACCAAAGAATCAAAGAACATTCTGATAAACTTAATACAATTACCTCCAAGAAATTGTCTTGTCTGAGATATTTGCAAGTCACAGCTTTTCCCAGCAGGCAAGCTTTTGTTCCAACAGCACGCTTGACCATCCAATATCCCTGTACAATTAGTCCACAATTAACTACAGATTTTAATCCACTGTAAACGACACAAGTGCCTCTGGGAATTTGGACATGTATGAGTTTCAAGCACAACATGCCTCAACGATACTGGGAATCAACTTGAATCTTGTGTTGCGAAACGTGTCATCCCCATCCACAAACTTAGAAAACAGCGAATCTGGCTTTGGAGGTCTATCAGCAGCATAGTAAAGTACCAAACTATAGTTTGGCTTTGCAGGAACCTGAACagaaaaacaaatttataaagctcccatacatatttcaatattttctaaaccagcattatgaagcaaatACCAGAGATCGAACAGTGAAATCTCAGCAGTGGCCCTACTGTTTCagaattctttttctttttgcacTTATTAATTTAAGATCCTATTCTCCTTGTCCCATGATAATTAACAAGAATTCAACACAGTTTACTCATCAAAAAGATTGGAAATGATCCCAATTCTTCAAATGACAAGTACAGTTGTATAATCTAAACTGTAATTGTGGATGACCatgaaaatatatgaa
This genomic interval from Argentina anserina chromosome 1, drPotAnse1.1, whole genome shotgun sequence contains the following:
- the LOC126799523 gene encoding leucine-rich repeat receptor-like protein kinase TDR — encoded protein: MEVPHSFFSLHSNLLVLFMFFAAVSAADPYSQTLMSLKSELTDDYDTLKDWSLPHGENPSPKIYACSWSGVKCNSNNSSVTGLDLSMKRLSGSISSERVNFSVFTDLLDLNLSYNSFSGKLPVAMFTLANLTSLDISRNNFSGQFPAGVSGLKSLVLFDAFSNSFSGSLPAELSQLQKLKVLNLAGSYFKGPIPLEYGNFQSLEFIHLAGNMLSGNIPPELGKLRTVTHMEIGYNSYQGGIPWQLGNMSQLQYLDIAYASLSESIPRELGNLTKLESLFLFRNQLTGSIPVEFSKLQSLTSLDLSDNLISGPIPDSLLELKNLKLLSLFYNEMSGVVPEGVAELPSLETLLLWNNFFSGNLPENLGRNSNLMWVDVSTNYFNGSIPADICVKGVLFKLMMFSNNFSSSLAPSLSNCSSLVRLRLEDNSFSGEIPLKFSNFHDLSYVDLSKNKFTGGIPIDIDHAPKLEYFNVSNNPELGGTIPAVTWSLPLLRNFSASSCSILGNLPPFGSCKSISVIELNMNSLSGAIPDSVSSCRALERIGLANNNLSGHIPEDLASLPALRVLDLSHNGFDGPIPSKFGSSSSLSLLNVSFNDISGTIPSGKVARTMGSSAFVGNPKLCGEPLRSCPGSVAIFGSRTTVKLIWILLLCAGIVMFLTLSVLGILYYQQGSKGQWKMVSFAGLPQFTAKDVLKSFSSIDSMDDALPPMSASVCKAVLPTGITVSVKKYEWDPKMAKVMLPFITQLGNARHKNLIRLLGFCYNKHLVYLLYDYLPNGSLSEKIRVKREWAAKYKIVVSIARGLCFLHHECHPAIAHGDLRSSNIVFDENMEPHLTEFGFKHLRELNKTSDTTETSTTDTSATTSTIGEDLYRDVYSFGEIMLEILTNGNLTNSGASLHNQTREIILRDIINENEVGSNNSAQEGIKKVLEIATLCTRSRPSDQPSMEHTLKLLQAH